One Prevotella melaninogenica DNA window includes the following coding sequences:
- a CDS encoding DUF4738 domain-containing protein: MKQKLFVCILTLLVLLTACHNRGADYQQQHEDKQAKEMLQGLWTNGENSDPAMLVKGDSIFYPDSASMPVRFWIYQDTIYLQGQNIHGYKIEKQAAHLLKFANQNGDEVKLIKSNDKALYPAFNYHVYAMNTFLEQSQDTVICTDLGYFQSKVHVQTTSDKVVKSTYNDNGVEVDNIYLDNVALLRLYNHGTPVFAHDFRKQEFQSLIPKSFLSRSILRKMYFTHADAKALYYYVIIGIPDAATTYVIELRVTPDGRMSKKLK; this comes from the coding sequence ATGAAACAGAAGTTATTTGTCTGCATATTAACGTTACTGGTTCTTTTAACAGCTTGCCACAATCGTGGAGCTGATTATCAACAGCAACATGAGGACAAGCAAGCAAAAGAGATGTTGCAGGGCTTATGGACCAATGGAGAGAATAGTGATCCTGCTATGTTAGTAAAGGGAGATAGCATCTTCTACCCTGACTCTGCAAGTATGCCTGTACGCTTCTGGATTTATCAAGATACAATCTACCTGCAAGGTCAAAACATTCATGGCTATAAAATTGAGAAACAGGCTGCTCACCTACTGAAATTTGCCAACCAAAATGGTGATGAAGTAAAGTTGATAAAGAGTAATGATAAAGCGCTCTATCCTGCTTTTAACTATCATGTTTACGCTATGAACACCTTCTTGGAGCAATCACAAGATACCGTTATCTGTACAGACTTAGGTTATTTCCAGAGTAAAGTTCATGTACAAACAACATCTGATAAGGTGGTTAAGTCAACTTATAACGATAACGGAGTAGAAGTTGATAACATCTATCTTGATAATGTTGCATTACTGCGATTGTACAATCATGGTACTCCTGTCTTCGCACATGACTTCCGTAAGCAGGAGTTCCAGTCGCTTATCCCTAAGAGTTTTCTCTCTCGCAGCATCCTGCGTAAGATGTATTTCACACATGCTGATGCCAAAGCACTCTACTATTATGTTATTATCGGAATCCCTGATGCTGCCACAACATACGTTATCGAACTGAGAGTAACTCCTGATGGAAGAATGAGTAAGAAGTTAAAGTAA
- the rfbC gene encoding dTDP-4-dehydrorhamnose 3,5-epimerase, with protein sequence MEFIKTEIDGVWIIEPKVFNDDRGYFFESFKQAEFDKNVGYHVDFIQDNESKSSYGVLRGLHYQEGDTAQAKLVRVIKGKVVDVAVDLRKSSPTFGKYVMVELSDENKRQFFVPRGFAHGFLVLSDEAIFTYKVDNVYSPQTEASLRWNDETVGVKWPIDAKDVILSDKDLNKGLSLKDAKVFE encoded by the coding sequence ATGGAGTTTATTAAGACAGAAATTGATGGCGTTTGGATTATTGAACCTAAGGTGTTCAATGACGACAGAGGTTATTTCTTTGAATCATTCAAACAGGCTGAATTCGACAAAAACGTTGGTTATCATGTTGATTTCATACAGGACAATGAGTCTAAATCAAGCTATGGTGTTCTGCGTGGACTACATTACCAAGAGGGCGATACCGCACAGGCTAAGCTGGTGCGTGTCATCAAAGGTAAGGTAGTTGATGTGGCTGTTGACCTTCGCAAGAGCTCACCTACATTCGGAAAGTATGTTATGGTTGAGTTGTCTGACGAGAATAAGCGTCAGTTCTTTGTACCACGTGGCTTTGCACATGGCTTCCTCGTTCTGTCTGATGAGGCAATCTTTACTTATAAGGTGGACAATGTTTACTCTCCACAGACTGAAGCAAGCCTTCGTTGGAATGATGAGACTGTAGGTGTTAAATGGCCTATCGATGCAAAGGATGTCATACTTTCAGACAAAGACCTTAACAAGGGACTGTCTTTGAAGGACGCAAAAGTATTTGAATAA
- a CDS encoding DUF7281 domain-containing protein, whose translation MAVSASIQALIAGETVAGSRISNRLLTELIQEGLLQIITHGSRKSYRANNIEALKRFLIDKDENYRILDVDNFNSRSSMASETGNSKLVTVRSCPGFPVNTYEPIECRLNEKPFIINPQEGCFLFVSDWRTFTIPEDVTIIGIENMENFRKVRQQRLFFDEYLHKHCLSQKVLFVSRYPQSTDLREWLVTIPNPYIHFGDFDLAGIHIFLSEFQKHLGTERTSFLIPEDISSRLRCASTRRYNEQYARYKDIKSDRIEIQQLIDLIHHERKGYDQEGYISQ comes from the coding sequence ATGGCAGTAAGTGCATCTATACAAGCGTTAATAGCTGGTGAGACCGTTGCAGGCTCAAGGATAAGTAATAGACTACTGACAGAACTTATTCAGGAAGGTCTATTGCAAATCATTACACATGGGTCGAGAAAGTCGTATCGTGCTAATAACATCGAAGCATTGAAGAGATTTCTCATTGACAAGGATGAGAACTATCGGATTTTAGATGTCGATAATTTCAACTCAAGAAGTTCTATGGCAAGCGAGACAGGAAACTCTAAACTCGTGACTGTACGTTCGTGTCCTGGATTCCCAGTGAATACGTATGAGCCTATTGAATGTCGATTGAATGAAAAGCCATTTATCATCAATCCGCAAGAAGGATGTTTCCTATTTGTTTCTGATTGGAGAACTTTTACAATTCCAGAAGATGTAACTATCATTGGAATTGAGAACATGGAGAATTTCAGAAAAGTACGTCAACAAAGGCTCTTCTTCGATGAATATCTACATAAACACTGCCTTTCACAAAAAGTACTGTTCGTCTCACGCTATCCACAATCAACTGATCTTAGAGAATGGCTGGTAACTATTCCCAATCCATATATCCACTTTGGTGACTTTGATTTGGCTGGTATTCATATATTCCTGTCTGAGTTCCAGAAGCATTTAGGCACAGAACGCACATCTTTCTTAATCCCAGAAGATATCTCCTCACGATTAAGATGTGCCTCAACAAGACGTTATAACGAACAATATGCTCGTTATAAGGATATTAAATCAGATAGAATAGAGATTCAACAATTGATAGACCTCATTCATCATGAGCGTAAAGGCTATGATCAAGAGGGTTACATTTCTCAATAA
- a CDS encoding condensin complex protein MksE: protein MRNNTQRIYERLIRGEFLSVDSSDNSIRHLYDDLEENFEDYADYFKEIGLQLEQGNGYFYFSRIGEGKQAIEQKLESFSKWLDYLDFLKCYNQAFSAGYQFRKGHLIEQISLDIELKEKANHLFKKYGAGSNQEIVNKLLQEMQNMGFAECVNIQDETFKITSAFRYAEELVNMIQIANEDEIPE, encoded by the coding sequence ATGCGAAATAACACTCAACGAATATATGAACGATTAATCCGCGGAGAATTCCTCTCTGTTGACAGTTCTGACAATTCTATCCGCCATCTATATGATGACTTAGAAGAAAACTTTGAAGATTATGCAGACTACTTTAAGGAGATTGGTCTACAATTAGAACAAGGCAATGGTTACTTCTACTTCTCTCGTATAGGGGAAGGAAAACAAGCTATAGAACAGAAGTTAGAGAGTTTCTCTAAGTGGCTTGATTATCTTGACTTCCTTAAATGCTACAATCAAGCATTCTCGGCTGGCTATCAATTTCGTAAAGGACATCTGATAGAACAAATCAGTTTAGATATTGAATTGAAGGAAAAAGCTAACCACCTGTTTAAGAAGTATGGCGCAGGCTCAAATCAAGAGATAGTGAACAAGCTACTCCAAGAGATGCAAAACATGGGGTTTGCTGAATGTGTCAATATTCAAGATGAGACTTTTAAGATAACCTCTGCATTCCGTTATGCTGAGGAATTGGTTAACATGATTCAAATAGCTAACGAAGATGAAATACCTGAATAG
- a CDS encoding ATP-binding protein has translation MKYLNRIIFINSANIPYAEISVDGNVHFTGTQGVGKSTVLRALLFFYNADKHKLGIQQGQKSFDEFYFRQSNSHILYEVMRDNGAYTILVNRYQGRASWRFIDAPYQREWLIDNDKQVLSDWVKIRERIDKNVSVSARIDSGVMFKDIIFGNTHDHKFTRYALVQSSHYQNIPRSIQNVFLNTKLDADFVKNTIIQSMADEDHPIDLQTYRRLVTDFEREYDEIDCWFRQTRDGIYPVRQQALKIAEQGRKIVAFDQQLLDVWHMLNYVVADDEQQIPLLESKLVDVRNNIEKESKRQKELKADYDKEKDSLNQDLGGKNSKLKEIAEKRKYFDAINIKEKVALNAREKSLKYEADEKKMLLDDLLKTNESIAEKYNIAKTKLENAHQAFTNRLREALYTKQTELQQERNRYEEKRSKNRNQVMNLYRTLSLESKERLQSLIAEQYRTDSRLKELRQWHPKEDDIKLVKEQLVQLDIKEKANEAQQTTVRIQIEKLTNEFEMKEAELKQASLQEQKRLEDNRAICRNEIERINDLLSHLDDSLYHWLCENAEGWEDTIGKVVDEERILYAQGLEPTLDYKTNNLFGVRLNLDNIESTHRTPDEYRTEKKKLEERLQLLNRQLSQLPITLQEEISKLGKKYGNLLKPLRQEATQLRVEVDQIPIKRQNLQNQWHKLEMEEQEIISSEQELRMRAFNDATLKVEAEKERQAKNDAKNEKDLKELDAAFNRSVKALNNELHAFQEQQKSESELHNQEFENQKAQLDKQQKAELEGKGVDIKLLNEYRKALDELNKLLQQIETDRNDVIKYEDAVESLFSKEADIRNNIKEIGQRLIMLQQRYEDKRIRIEKKRQGFEDQQRAIQKDLAHRRDGLNQYHQVIENEHLVSNDYLADNKVKSTHLDCLQLISQLRGTINQKREAIEILKGTVVNFNRNFKPQNAFHFNTMPITDADYMQIAVDLQEFIDNNKIEEYRRRTSEHYKDILGRISTEVGALMKRRSDVDGVILDINRDFVEKNFAGVIKSIELRANESSDKLMQLLISIHNYCIENALSIGELNLFSSDNRDEVNRKVVDYLKSLSRQLQNEPNRNIVSLGDAFRLQFRVKENDNDTSWVERINNVGSDGTDILVKAMVNIMLINVFKKKAARKSGDFIVHCMMDEIGRLHPNNIKGILQFANSRNIQLINSSPTSYNPYDYRYTYLLSKHGVKTKVEKLLKRI, from the coding sequence ATGAAATACCTGAATAGAATCATATTTATCAATAGTGCTAATATTCCTTATGCTGAAATATCAGTAGATGGCAACGTGCATTTCACTGGGACACAGGGTGTAGGAAAGAGTACAGTACTAAGAGCACTACTGTTCTTCTACAATGCCGACAAGCATAAGTTGGGTATTCAACAAGGCCAGAAGTCGTTTGATGAGTTCTATTTCCGCCAATCTAACTCGCATATCCTCTATGAGGTAATGCGTGATAATGGAGCATATACCATATTAGTCAACCGATACCAAGGACGTGCTTCTTGGCGCTTTATTGATGCACCATACCAAAGGGAGTGGCTCATTGACAATGATAAACAGGTATTAAGTGACTGGGTGAAGATACGTGAACGTATTGATAAGAATGTGAGTGTATCGGCAAGAATCGACTCAGGGGTGATGTTTAAGGATATCATCTTTGGTAATACACACGACCATAAGTTTACTCGCTATGCCTTAGTACAGAGTTCCCACTATCAAAACATACCCCGAAGTATTCAAAATGTATTCCTTAACACGAAGTTGGATGCTGACTTTGTGAAGAATACTATCATCCAGTCAATGGCTGACGAAGACCACCCTATTGATTTACAAACGTACAGAAGACTGGTAACAGACTTTGAAAGGGAATACGATGAAATAGACTGTTGGTTCCGACAGACACGTGACGGAATTTATCCCGTACGCCAGCAGGCACTGAAAATAGCAGAACAGGGCCGTAAGATTGTTGCGTTTGATCAGCAACTACTTGATGTATGGCACATGCTGAACTATGTTGTAGCGGACGATGAACAACAAATACCACTATTGGAAAGTAAACTTGTAGATGTAAGAAACAATATTGAGAAAGAGAGTAAACGTCAGAAGGAACTTAAAGCAGACTATGACAAAGAAAAAGACTCACTCAATCAAGACCTTGGAGGAAAGAATAGTAAACTGAAAGAGATAGCTGAGAAACGGAAGTATTTTGATGCTATCAATATAAAAGAAAAGGTTGCTCTTAACGCCCGTGAGAAGTCATTAAAGTATGAGGCGGATGAGAAAAAAATGCTATTGGATGATTTGCTCAAAACGAATGAATCAATAGCAGAGAAATATAATATCGCCAAAACAAAACTTGAAAATGCTCATCAAGCATTTACCAATAGGCTGAGAGAGGCTTTGTATACAAAGCAAACAGAGCTACAACAAGAACGAAATCGCTATGAAGAAAAGCGTTCTAAGAACAGAAATCAGGTTATGAACCTGTATCGTACCTTATCACTTGAATCTAAAGAACGCCTTCAAAGCCTTATAGCTGAACAGTATAGAACAGATAGTAGACTTAAAGAACTGCGTCAATGGCACCCTAAAGAGGATGATATTAAGCTGGTAAAGGAGCAACTGGTACAATTAGATATCAAAGAAAAGGCGAACGAAGCACAGCAGACAACTGTTAGAATTCAAATAGAAAAGCTGACTAACGAATTCGAAATGAAAGAGGCTGAGTTGAAACAAGCCTCTTTGCAGGAACAAAAGCGATTGGAAGACAATCGTGCGATATGCCGTAATGAGATTGAAAGAATCAACGACTTGCTATCACATCTGGATGACTCGCTGTATCATTGGTTGTGTGAGAATGCTGAAGGATGGGAAGATACGATTGGAAAAGTTGTAGATGAAGAACGAATACTCTATGCGCAAGGACTTGAACCAACGTTAGACTATAAAACAAACAACTTATTTGGTGTAAGACTCAACTTAGACAACATTGAGTCAACTCACCGTACTCCTGATGAGTATCGGACAGAGAAGAAGAAATTAGAAGAACGACTTCAACTTCTGAATAGACAGTTATCACAACTGCCAATAACCCTCCAAGAGGAAATATCTAAACTTGGTAAGAAGTATGGTAACCTACTTAAACCATTGCGTCAAGAGGCTACTCAGTTAAGAGTGGAGGTTGATCAAATACCTATAAAGAGACAGAACCTGCAGAACCAATGGCATAAATTAGAGATGGAAGAGCAGGAAATAATCTCAAGCGAACAAGAGTTACGTATGCGTGCATTCAATGATGCCACTCTTAAAGTTGAAGCTGAGAAAGAAAGGCAAGCTAAGAATGATGCTAAGAACGAAAAGGACTTGAAGGAACTTGATGCTGCTTTCAATAGGTCTGTAAAGGCACTTAATAATGAACTACATGCGTTTCAAGAGCAACAAAAGTCTGAATCCGAATTGCATAATCAGGAGTTTGAAAATCAAAAAGCTCAACTTGACAAGCAACAAAAAGCTGAGCTTGAAGGTAAGGGAGTAGATATCAAACTATTGAACGAATATCGCAAAGCACTTGATGAACTTAACAAGCTACTTCAACAGATAGAAACAGACCGCAATGACGTAATCAAATACGAAGATGCGGTGGAGTCTCTATTCTCCAAAGAGGCTGATATTAGAAACAATATAAAGGAGATTGGGCAGCGACTTATTATGTTGCAACAACGTTACGAAGACAAGAGAATACGCATAGAGAAGAAGAGGCAGGGATTTGAAGACCAACAGAGAGCGATCCAAAAAGACCTCGCTCATAGACGAGATGGACTAAATCAATATCATCAAGTTATAGAAAATGAACACTTAGTATCCAACGATTATCTTGCTGATAATAAGGTTAAGTCTACACATTTAGACTGTCTACAGCTAATAAGTCAGCTGAGAGGCACCATTAATCAGAAACGAGAAGCCATTGAGATACTAAAAGGAACAGTCGTAAACTTCAATCGTAACTTTAAGCCTCAGAATGCTTTTCACTTCAACACAATGCCTATCACAGACGCAGATTATATGCAGATTGCAGTTGACTTACAAGAGTTTATCGACAATAATAAGATAGAAGAGTATCGAAGACGTACCAGTGAACATTATAAAGACATCTTAGGACGTATTTCAACTGAGGTCGGCGCGTTGATGAAACGTAGATCAGATGTAGATGGAGTAATCCTTGACATCAATCGAGACTTTGTTGAGAAGAACTTTGCTGGAGTTATTAAAAGTATAGAATTAAGAGCAAATGAGTCGTCAGACAAGCTTATGCAGTTGCTTATATCCATTCATAATTACTGCATAGAGAATGCTCTTTCTATAGGAGAACTTAACCTCTTCTCAAGTGATAATCGTGATGAAGTAAACCGAAAGGTTGTAGACTATCTGAAGAGCTTATCTCGTCAGTTACAGAACGAGCCAAATCGTAACATCGTATCATTGGGCGATGCCTTCCGTTTACAGTTCCGTGTAAAGGAGAACGACAACGATACAAGCTGGGTAGAACGCATTAATAACGTTGGTTCAGACGGAACAGACATCTTAGTGAAGGCAATGGTTAACATCATGCTTATCAACGTATTCAAGAAGAAGGCAGCCCGTAAGAGTGGTGATTTCATCGTCCATTGTATGATGGATGAGATTGGTCGTCTACATCCAAACAACATTAAAGGAATCTTACAGTTTGCCAACTCACGTAATATCCAGCTAATAAATAGTTCACCAACATCCTATAATCCGTACGATTACCGGTACACTTACCTACTAAGCAAGCATGGTGTAAAGACGAAAGTTGAGAAACTTTTAAAGAGAATATAA